Within Candidatus Thermoplasmatota archaeon, the genomic segment TCGGCGGCCGCGAGGCGCACGCGCTCGGCGCGCTTGTCGAGGTCGGCGGGGGCGTCCTCGCCCGTGAGGATGCGGAACTCCCGCCCGTGCGGCGTCACGAGGGCGCCGGGCCACAGGAGGTCGCGGCGGTCCGCGAGCGCGCTGATCGCGTCCGCGTCCACGACGACGCGCACGCTCTCCTCCTGCGCCCGCTTCATCGCGTGGTGCACCGCGCGCTGCGCGACGCTGAAGAGGCCGAGGCCGGGGCCGACGACGAGGCTCGAGGCCTTCTTGAGCCACATGTTGAGCGCGACGCGGTTCGCGGGGTCCTCGAAATCGAGATCGTCGCCGTTCAGGGGCCGCACGACGAGGTTCGGCGAATAGCCCGCGACGATGGGCCACGCGCGCTTCGGCGTGAGGATGATGGCGAGGTCCGCCCCGGCGCGCAGGGCCGCGAGGCCGGCGACGGCCGGCGCGCCCGTATAGGGGCCACCGCCGAGGACGAGCACGATGCCGCCCTGGCCCTTGTGCTGGTCGGCGCGCGGGCGGGGGTAGAGCTTCGCCTCGCCGGGGCCCGTGTAGAGGGCGGCCTCGCGCGGGATCCCGATGTCCGCGACGACGATGCGGCCCGCGGTCGCGCTCGTGAGGCCCTCCTTCACGTCGTGGAAGGTGATGGTCTCGTCCGCCCGGACCGCAAGCGGCGTCCCGAGCCCGCTCGGCACGTCGACGGCGAAGACGCGCGCGCCCGCCGCGTTCACGGCCTCGACGAGGCTGCGCGCGGGCTCGCGCAACGCGCCCTCGAGACCCACGCCGAGAAGCGCGTCGACGACGACGCCCGCGCCCGCGAGCGCGGCGCGCGCGCCGGTCGCGTCCGCGACGACGACGCGCTCGACCGCCTCGGGGAGCGCGTCCCACGCGGCGCGCGCAAGCGGCGTCCGGAAGGCCCCGTTCGCGACGGGGGTGACGACGCGGACGCGGTATCCCCGAGCCGCGAGCAGTCGGGCCGCGACGAGGCCGTCGCCGCCGTTGTTGCCCGGTCCCGCGACGACGGTCAAGGGTCCCTTCGCGACGCGCTCCGCGACCCGGTCGGCGACGGCCCGACCCGCGTTCTCCATGAGGGCCGCCACCGGGACGCCCAGGGCTTCCGCGTTCGCGTCGAGGACGGCCACGTCGCGGGCCGAGAGAACCATGCGGGACGGATGGGTGAGCGCGCGTTTCTCGTTTTTCCATCCCGCGTCCGTTAAGTAGCGGACCGGGCATCGACGAGCATGTTCCCCGGCGGCCGCGGGATGAACGCGAAGCAGCTCGCTCGGATGATGAAGCAGATGGGCATCGAGGTCGAGGACCTCGAGGACGTCCAGGAAGTCGTCATCCGGACCGCGGACAAGGAGTACGTGTTCGACTCGGCCGAGGTCACGATCATGCGGAGCCAGGGCACCGAGACGTGGCAGGTCGTCGGCGAGCCCGAGGAGCGTCCGCGCGGCTCGGCCGCGCCCGCAGCCCCCGCGAAGCCGGCGTTCACCGAGGAGGACGTGGACCTCGTCGCGTCGCAGGCGGGCGTGGACAAGGCGGCGGCCCGCAAGGCCCTCGAGGCGACGGGCGGCGCGCCCGCCGAGGCCATCCTGAAGCTCGTGGAAGGAAAGTGATCAGGGGCGCAGCTTGCGGAGGAAGTCCGCAAGCCGCGAAGGCTGGACCTCGCGCTTCATGTCCTTGACGAGAGCCTCGTAATAGGCGACCTGGCGGCTCGCCTTCGTGAGCTCGTCCGCGAGGCTCGCCCGGCGCTTGCGCCAGCGCTCGAGCTCGCC encodes:
- a CDS encoding NAD(P)H-hydrate dehydratase, producing MVLSARDVAVLDANAEALGVPVAALMENAGRAVADRVAERVAKGPLTVVAGPGNNGGDGLVAARLLAARGYRVRVVTPVANGAFRTPLARAAWDALPEAVERVVVADATGARAALAGAGVVVDALLGVGLEGALREPARSLVEAVNAAGARVFAVDVPSGLGTPLAVRADETITFHDVKEGLTSATAGRIVVADIGIPREAALYTGPGEAKLYPRPRADQHKGQGGIVLVLGGGPYTGAPAVAGLAALRAGADLAIILTPKRAWPIVAGYSPNLVVRPLNGDDLDFEDPANRVALNMWLKKASSLVVGPGLGLFSVAQRAVHHAMKRAQEESVRVVVDADAISALADRRDLLWPGALVTPHGREFRILTGEDAPADLDKRAERVRLAAADLNASLLLKAPVDVVSDGVRVKLNRTGHPAMSKGGTGDALAGIAGALLAKGLTPFDAGRLAAWISGKAGERAVAEKSYGVLATDVVEAIPGVLRDALGGAPVAR
- a CDS encoding nascent polypeptide-associated complex protein encodes the protein MFPGGRGMNAKQLARMMKQMGIEVEDLEDVQEVVIRTADKEYVFDSAEVTIMRSQGTETWQVVGEPEERPRGSAAPAAPAKPAFTEEDVDLVASQAGVDKAAARKALEATGGAPAEAILKLVEGK